In Fusobacterium sp. DD2, the following are encoded in one genomic region:
- a CDS encoding flavocytochrome c yields the protein MKRIIISFLSAMTLLASTAYGAVAEGVGNGYKGDIKVRMTYEGNEIKEVDVLEHSESKFTKKAMNQVIDNIIATQNVDVDNVSGATYTSEGIKEAVEAAVAAAGITLQAKTPAEKKVEAVKDTSTDIVVVGGGGAGLTSAIAAKEKGANVILLEKMSMLGGNTNYATGGINAANSKLQKKLNIEDSAELYYKDTMKGGKNKNNPQLLKTLTENSGEIITWLTDRGVDLTEVSYSGGQSVKRIHRPTGGKAVGPVVVDALAATAEKEGIDIRTDSYVTEILKDGDRVTGVKVKHNGQVYTIKAKAVIMATGGFGANPEMVTQYKPDLKGFGSTNSPAITGEGIKMVEKAGGALVDMTEIQTHPTVVHHNTAMITETVRGEGAVLINRDGKRFINELETRDVVSKAELAQKGKSAFLVFDQGIREKLKAADGYVKKGFAKEANTLEELGKKIGVDSKNLVNTVAQYNKYVKEGKDTEFNKNILPKELNQAPFYAIEVSPAVHHTMGGVRINTSAEVLNAKGQIIKGLYAAGEITGGVHGGNRIGGNAMTDITVFGKIAGDNAAEFIKTVK from the coding sequence ATGAAAAGAATAATTATTAGTTTTTTATCTGCTATGACACTTCTAGCTTCAACAGCCTATGGAGCAGTTGCTGAAGGTGTAGGTAATGGATATAAAGGTGATATAAAGGTTAGAATGACTTATGAAGGTAATGAGATTAAAGAGGTTGACGTATTAGAACACTCTGAATCAAAATTTACTAAAAAAGCAATGAATCAAGTAATTGATAATATAATTGCTACACAAAATGTGGATGTTGATAATGTTTCAGGTGCTACTTATACATCTGAAGGTATAAAAGAAGCTGTAGAAGCTGCAGTTGCTGCTGCTGGAATCACTCTTCAAGCAAAAACTCCTGCTGAAAAAAAAGTAGAAGCTGTAAAAGATACATCTACTGATATAGTTGTAGTAGGTGGTGGAGGTGCAGGACTTACTTCTGCAATCGCTGCTAAAGAAAAAGGAGCTAATGTAATTTTACTTGAAAAAATGTCTATGCTTGGTGGAAACACTAACTATGCAACAGGTGGAATCAATGCTGCTAACTCTAAATTACAAAAGAAATTAAATATTGAAGATAGTGCTGAACTATACTATAAAGACACTATGAAAGGTGGAAAAAATAAAAACAATCCACAACTGTTAAAAACTCTTACAGAAAATTCTGGTGAAATAATCACTTGGCTTACTGATAGAGGTGTTGACTTAACAGAGGTTTCTTACAGTGGAGGACAAAGTGTAAAAAGAATCCACAGACCTACAGGTGGTAAAGCTGTTGGTCCAGTTGTTGTAGATGCATTAGCTGCAACTGCTGAAAAAGAGGGAATCGATATTAGAACTGATAGCTATGTTACTGAAATCTTAAAAGATGGAGATAGAGTAACTGGAGTAAAAGTAAAACACAATGGACAAGTTTATACTATAAAAGCTAAAGCTGTTATTATGGCTACTGGTGGATTTGGAGCTAACCCTGAAATGGTTACTCAATACAAGCCTGACTTAAAAGGATTTGGTTCTACAAACAGTCCAGCTATAACTGGTGAAGGTATAAAAATGGTTGAAAAAGCTGGTGGAGCTTTAGTTGACATGACTGAAATTCAAACTCACCCAACTGTTGTTCACCACAATACTGCAATGATTACTGAAACAGTAAGAGGAGAAGGAGCAGTATTAATCAATAGAGATGGTAAAAGATTTATAAATGAACTTGAAACAAGAGACGTTGTATCTAAAGCAGAACTTGCTCAAAAAGGAAAGAGTGCTTTCTTAGTATTTGACCAAGGAATAAGAGAAAAATTAAAAGCTGCTGATGGATATGTTAAAAAAGGATTTGCAAAAGAAGCTAACACTTTAGAAGAGCTAGGAAAGAAAATCGGTGTAGATTCTAAAAATCTTGTTAATACAGTAGCTCAATATAATAAATACGTAAAAGAAGGAAAAGATACTGAATTCAATAAAAACATTCTTCCTAAAGAATTAAATCAGGCTCCTTTCTATGCTATTGAAGTATCACCTGCTGTACATCACACAATGGGTGGAGTTCGTATCAATACATCTGCAGAAGTTTTAAATGCTAAAGGACAAATAATAAAAGGACTTTATGCAGCTGGAGAGATAACAGGTGGAGTACATGGTGGAAACAGAATAGGTGGAAATGCCATGACTGACATAACTGTATTTGGTAAAATAGCTGGAGATAATGCAGCTGAATTTATAAAAACTGTAAAATAA
- a CDS encoding gamma-glutamyl-gamma-aminobutyrate hydrolase family protein, whose translation MKKPVIGITVFKERKTRGVYNSVSYEYADCVIAAGGIPLFIPLSEPENAKDYMDIVDGLIFSGGEDIAPRYFDEEPVIKLGGVDSIRDEFEFALFKAATENHKPILGICRGVQIINVALGGNLYQDIDSQIKNVKGHHPDVTAKDELYHSVNIKPETILSSLFNKEKIYVNSFHHQALKELGKNLKVSALSEDGIIEAVEYNDLNEQFILGIQWHPEGLGRRYPEFIKIFKVLIDRAAK comes from the coding sequence ATGAAAAAACCTGTAATTGGAATTACTGTTTTTAAAGAGAGAAAAACAAGAGGAGTATATAATTCTGTAAGTTATGAATATGCAGATTGTGTTATAGCAGCAGGGGGAATACCTCTATTTATACCATTATCTGAACCTGAAAATGCAAAGGATTATATGGATATAGTTGATGGATTGATATTTAGTGGTGGAGAGGATATTGCTCCTAGATATTTTGATGAAGAACCAGTTATCAAATTAGGTGGAGTAGATTCAATTCGTGATGAATTTGAATTTGCACTGTTTAAAGCTGCTACTGAAAATCATAAACCTATCTTAGGTATATGCAGAGGAGTTCAGATAATCAATGTTGCTTTAGGTGGAAACCTTTATCAGGATATAGATTCTCAAATTAAAAATGTCAAAGGACACCATCCAGATGTAACTGCTAAAGATGAGCTATACCACAGTGTAAATATAAAACCTGAAACTATATTAAGCTCACTTTTCAACAAGGAAAAAATATATGTAAACTCATTCCATCATCAGGCTTTAAAAGAGCTGGGAAAAAATTTAAAAGTGTCTGCTCTTTCTGAAGATGGAATAATAGAAGCTGTTGAATACAATGATTTAAATGAACAGTTCATACTTGGAATACAATGGCATCCTGAGGGTCTAGGAAGAAGATATCCTGAATTCATAAAAATATTTAAAGTTTTAATTGATAGAGCAGCTAAATAA
- a CDS encoding nucleobase:cation symporter-2 family protein, protein MRNKSAYHLDGIPPLKEAIPLGLQHVLAMFVSNITPLIIVSGALNLPADTKTFLIQCTMLVAGLNTMLQAYTLGPVGARLPIVVGTSFAFVPVALSIGTQYGYEAILGAALVGGIFEAFIGLIIKRIRRYFPPVVTGVIVLSIGLSLLPVGVKNFAGGVGAADFGSFSNLFLGMIVLITIIFFKQFTKGITSTGSIFIGTIVGFIVAIFMGKVDLSAVYNAGYINIPRPFTYGFTFHLDACMAMIMMFIVSAVETVGDMSGVTMGGANRELTDKELSGGILADGVGSCLASCFSILPTTSFSQNTGLVAMTGVMSRFVVAVGAAFLVLGAFIPKIGALLAIVPASVIGGSLVMVFAMISISGINLITKEPLRGRNALILSVSLGLGYGLGSVPNALVNFPESIRLIFGGSGIVVSGSIAVILNMILPMDEEEKKCVSVKG, encoded by the coding sequence ATGAGAAACAAATCAGCTTATCACTTAGATGGGATACCACCTTTAAAGGAGGCTATACCATTAGGATTACAGCACGTACTTGCAATGTTTGTAAGTAATATCACACCTTTAATCATTGTATCAGGAGCACTTAATCTGCCTGCTGATACTAAGACTTTTCTAATTCAATGTACTATGCTGGTAGCAGGATTAAACACTATGTTACAGGCATATACTCTAGGACCTGTCGGAGCGAGATTACCTATCGTTGTTGGAACAAGTTTTGCCTTTGTTCCTGTCGCACTTTCAATTGGAACTCAATATGGATATGAAGCAATATTAGGTGCTGCCTTAGTTGGTGGTATTTTTGAAGCATTCATAGGACTTATTATAAAAAGAATAAGAAGATATTTCCCACCTGTAGTAACTGGTGTTATTGTGCTATCAATTGGTTTATCACTTCTTCCAGTTGGAGTTAAAAACTTTGCTGGTGGAGTTGGAGCTGCAGATTTTGGTTCTTTCTCAAATCTATTTTTAGGAATGATTGTTTTAATCACAATAATTTTCTTTAAACAGTTTACTAAGGGAATCACAAGTACTGGTTCAATATTTATTGGAACAATAGTTGGATTTATAGTAGCTATATTTATGGGAAAAGTTGATTTGTCAGCTGTTTATAATGCAGGATATATAAACATCCCTAGACCATTCACTTATGGATTTACATTCCATTTAGATGCTTGTATGGCTATGATTATGATGTTTATTGTATCAGCAGTTGAGACAGTTGGAGATATGTCAGGTGTAACAATGGGTGGAGCTAACAGAGAGTTAACTGATAAGGAACTGTCTGGAGGAATCCTTGCAGATGGTGTTGGAAGCTGTTTAGCTAGTTGTTTCTCAATTTTACCAACAACTTCATTTAGCCAAAATACAGGACTTGTGGCAATGACTGGAGTAATGAGCAGATTTGTTGTTGCAGTTGGAGCTGCTTTTCTGGTATTAGGAGCCTTCATACCAAAAATCGGTGCTTTACTTGCAATAGTACCTGCAAGTGTAATTGGTGGAAGTTTGGTAATGGTATTTGCAATGATAAGTATTTCTGGAATCAATCTGATAACTAAAGAACCTTTAAGAGGAAGAAATGCACTTATTCTTTCAGTATCTTTAGGACTTGGTTATGGACTTGGAAGTGTACCAAATGCACTTGTTAATTTCCCAGAAAGCATAAGATTAATATTTGGAGGTTCAGGTATTGTTGTATCAGGTTCTATAGCAGTAATACTTAATATGATACTTCCAATGGATGAAGAAGAAAAAAAGTGCGTTAGTGTAAAAGGATAA
- a CDS encoding YfbM family protein, which yields MGMIANYQIIDDEELKLLLDIEDDEGCLQFVEDSQENEDLPILDIGEMWDVLHFILCGISASSPIEEYPLSEAVVGEYVLCEEYFISYTTKERVHKIVRALEGVDVDKVISHLDIESCKENNIYPDIWDSDRDIIISDLKEIMENMKAFYRMAYQKRKNILVSIY from the coding sequence ATGGGAATGATAGCAAATTACCAGATAATCGATGATGAGGAGCTAAAATTATTGCTTGATATTGAAGATGATGAGGGATGTTTGCAATTTGTTGAGGATTCACAGGAGAATGAGGATTTGCCAATTCTTGATATAGGAGAGATGTGGGATGTATTACATTTTATTCTGTGTGGGATAAGTGCAAGCAGTCCAATAGAGGAGTATCCTTTAAGTGAAGCAGTAGTAGGAGAGTATGTATTGTGTGAAGAGTATTTTATCTCATATACTACTAAAGAGCGTGTTCATAAGATAGTGAGAGCGTTAGAGGGAGTAGATGTAGATAAGGTCATATCTCATTTGGATATAGAAAGCTGCAAAGAAAATAATATCTATCCAGATATTTGGGACAGTGATAGAGATATAATAATAAGTGATTTAAAAGAGATAATGGAAAATATGAAAGCCTTCTATAGAATGGCATACCAGAAAAGAAAAAATATCTTAGTTTCAATTTATTAG
- the clpB gene encoding ATP-dependent chaperone ClpB, protein MNQNKFTENSLLALQEAQELTMKAKQQTIKPEFLALALLKNNEGLIPRIIEKLDLNLNFIINQVENEISRFPKVEGSSLGDVSLDQGTHRVLIDAEKIMEKMGDSYLSVEHLFLALIRNLPLLRKLGINEDSYIKVVKEIRGNQKVDSQNPEAKYEVLEKYAKDLVELAREGKIDPIIGRDSEIRRTIQIISRRTKNNPILIGEPGVGKTAIAEGLAQRILRGDVPESLKGKKIYSLDMGALIAGAKFRGEFEERLKGVLKEVEESNGQIILFIDEIHTIVGAGKTDGAMDAGNILKPMLARGEVRVIGATTIDEYRKYIEKDPALERRFQIVLVNEPTVEDTISILRGLKERFEMYHGVRITDGSIVAAATLSNRYISDRHLPDKAIDLIDEAAAMIRTEIDSMPAELDELTRKSMQLEIEREALKKETDEASKERLDVLEKELAEVNSKKALLKSQWELEKKDISKVKSIKEEIEKVKLEMEQAERNYDLTKLSELKYGKLGTLEKQLKEQQDKLDEAYGGSGLLKQEVTSDEIADIVSKWTGIPVAKLAETEKEKILHLEQSLKERVKGQDEAVKAVADTMIRSRAGLKDANRPMGSFIFLGPTGVGKTYLAKSLAYNLFDSEESVIRIDMSEYMDKFSTTRLIGAPPGYVGYEEGGQLTEAVRTKPYSVVLFDEIEKAHPDVFNILLQVLDDGRLTDGQGRVVDFKNTLIIMTSNIGSPLILEDINLGEKTKEAVLDELKANFRPEFLNRVDEIIVFKALDLASIKGIVRLSLKGVQEKLDDRHIKLNFSEPVIEYLANSAYDPQYGARPLRRYIQKEIETTLAKLILSNKIKERDNVDVVLENDEIKFVVNNK, encoded by the coding sequence TAAACCTGAATTTTTGGCTTTGGCTCTCCTAAAGAATAACGAAGGACTTATTCCGAGAATTATTGAAAAACTTGACTTAAATCTTAACTTTATTATAAACCAAGTTGAAAATGAAATTTCGAGATTTCCTAAAGTTGAAGGAAGCAGTTTGGGAGATGTAAGTCTGGATCAGGGTACTCACAGAGTGCTTATTGACGCAGAAAAAATAATGGAAAAGATGGGTGACTCTTATTTAAGTGTTGAACATCTATTTTTAGCTTTAATAAGAAATCTACCATTACTTAGAAAATTAGGTATTAATGAAGATAGTTATATAAAAGTTGTAAAGGAAATAAGAGGTAACCAAAAGGTTGACTCTCAAAATCCTGAGGCTAAATATGAAGTTCTTGAAAAATATGCAAAAGATCTAGTTGAATTAGCAAGAGAAGGTAAAATCGACCCTATTATAGGAAGAGACAGTGAGATCAGAAGAACAATACAGATTATTTCAAGAAGAACTAAAAACAACCCTATACTTATAGGTGAACCTGGTGTTGGTAAGACTGCTATTGCAGAGGGACTTGCACAAAGAATATTGAGAGGAGACGTTCCAGAATCATTAAAAGGAAAGAAAATCTACTCTCTTGACATGGGTGCACTTATAGCTGGAGCAAAATTCAGAGGGGAATTTGAAGAGAGATTAAAAGGTGTATTAAAAGAGGTAGAAGAATCTAATGGACAGATAATTCTATTTATTGACGAGATCCATACAATAGTTGGTGCTGGAAAAACTGATGGAGCAATGGATGCTGGAAACATTCTAAAACCAATGCTTGCAAGAGGAGAGGTAAGAGTAATAGGTGCTACTACAATAGATGAGTATAGAAAATATATTGAGAAGGACCCAGCTCTTGAAAGAAGATTCCAGATTGTACTTGTAAATGAACCAACAGTTGAAGATACAATCTCTATATTAAGAGGACTTAAAGAGAGATTTGAGATGTACCATGGTGTAAGAATTACAGACGGTTCAATAGTTGCTGCAGCAACATTAAGTAATAGATATATCTCTGATAGACATCTTCCAGATAAGGCTATTGACCTTATTGACGAAGCTGCTGCTATGATTAGAACAGAGATAGATTCAATGCCAGCAGAACTTGACGAACTTACAAGAAAGAGTATGCAACTTGAGATAGAAAGAGAAGCTTTAAAGAAGGAAACTGATGAGGCTTCTAAAGAGAGACTTGATGTTCTTGAAAAAGAACTTGCTGAAGTTAACTCTAAAAAAGCTTTACTTAAATCTCAATGGGAACTTGAAAAGAAAGATATTTCAAAAGTTAAATCTATAAAAGAAGAGATAGAAAAAGTTAAACTTGAAATGGAACAGGCAGAAAGAAACTATGACCTGACTAAACTTTCAGAGTTGAAATATGGAAAATTAGGAACTTTAGAAAAACAACTGAAAGAGCAGCAGGATAAGCTTGATGAAGCTTATGGTGGAAGTGGACTTCTAAAACAGGAAGTTACATCAGATGAAATTGCAGATATCGTTTCAAAATGGACAGGAATACCTGTAGCAAAACTTGCTGAAACTGAAAAAGAAAAGATATTACATTTGGAACAATCACTAAAAGAGAGAGTAAAAGGACAGGATGAAGCAGTAAAAGCAGTTGCTGATACTATGATCAGATCCAGAGCTGGACTTAAAGATGCAAATAGACCTATGGGTTCATTTATATTCTTAGGACCTACTGGTGTTGGTAAGACATATCTTGCTAAATCACTTGCATACAATCTATTTGACAGTGAAGAGAGTGTAATTAGAATCGACATGAGTGAATATATGGATAAGTTTTCAACCACTAGATTAATTGGTGCCCCTCCTGGATATGTAGGATACGAAGAAGGTGGACAATTAACAGAAGCTGTTAGAACTAAACCTTATTCAGTAGTACTATTTGACGAGATTGAAAAAGCTCACCCAGATGTATTTAATATTCTATTACAGGTTCTAGATGATGGTAGACTTACAGATGGACAAGGTAGAGTAGTGGACTTTAAAAACACACTTATTATCATGACATCAAATATAGGTAGCCCATTGATTCTTGAAGATATAAATCTTGGAGAAAAGACAAAAGAAGCTGTTTTAGATGAATTAAAGGCTAACTTCAGACCTGAGTTCTTAAACAGAGTAGATGAGATCATTGTCTTTAAAGCACTTGACCTTGCATCTATTAAAGGTATTGTTAGACTTTCACTTAAAGGTGTTCAAGAAAAACTTGATGATAGACATATCAAACTTAACTTCTCAGAACCAGTTATTGAGTATCTTGCAAACAGTGCATATGACCCTCAATATGGTGCTAGACCTTTAAGAAGATATATTCAAAAAGAGATAGAAACTACACTTGCTAAATTAATCCTATCTAACAAGATTAAGGAAAGAGATAATGTAGATGTAGTTCTTGAAAATGATGAAATCAAATTTGTAGTAAATAATAAATAG
- the hcp gene encoding hydroxylamine reductase, which yields MCNQMFCYQCQETAMGKGCSMMGVCGKKPQTANLQDMLIYTVKGLACVTSILRNRDKENKIITKEINRYILNSLFITITNANFDDVAILTEIKRGMKLREDLKVKLTQDEKTALKRFGEITEYLSDSDEEIIAYSRNKNVGIARTENEDIKSLRELLTYGLKGMAAYAEHALNLGKFDQNIVSFIEKALIATIDDTLNADQLVALTLECGKYGVETMALLDKANTEAFGNPEITKVNIGVGTRPGILISGHDLNDLKQLLEQSKDSGVDIYTHSEMLPGHYYPELKKYPHFFGNYGNAWWKQKEEFEKFNGPIVFTTNCIVPPAPNASYKDRVFTTNAAGFPGWKKIKINSDGTKDFSEVIEIAKKCASPVEIEKGEIIGGFAHNQVLALADKVVENVKNGSIRRFIVMAGCDGRMKNREYYTEFAQKLPKDTVILTAGCAKYKYNKLNLGDINGIPRVLDAGQCNDSYSLAVIALKLKEVFNLADINELPITYNIAWYEQKAVIVLLALLYLGVKNIHLGPTLPAFLSPNVAKILVENFGIAGITTVDEDLKKFDLM from the coding sequence ATGTGTAATCAAATGTTTTGTTACCAATGTCAGGAAACAGCTATGGGAAAAGGATGCAGTATGATGGGGGTATGTGGTAAAAAGCCTCAAACAGCAAATCTTCAGGATATGCTTATATATACTGTAAAAGGACTAGCTTGTGTAACTTCTATATTAAGAAACAGAGATAAAGAAAATAAAATAATAACTAAAGAGATAAATAGATATATTTTAAACTCACTTTTTATAACTATAACTAATGCCAACTTCGACGACGTTGCAATACTTACAGAGATAAAAAGAGGAATGAAATTAAGAGAAGATTTAAAAGTAAAACTAACTCAAGATGAAAAAACAGCACTTAAAAGATTTGGTGAGATAACTGAATATCTATCTGATTCAGATGAAGAAATCATAGCTTATTCAAGAAATAAAAATGTAGGAATAGCCAGAACTGAAAATGAAGATATCAAATCTTTAAGAGAACTTTTAACTTATGGATTGAAAGGTATGGCTGCTTATGCTGAACATGCTCTAAATCTTGGAAAGTTTGACCAAAATATAGTATCATTTATTGAAAAAGCTCTTATTGCTACAATAGATGACACTTTAAATGCTGACCAACTTGTTGCTCTTACTTTAGAGTGTGGAAAATATGGAGTGGAAACAATGGCTCTTTTAGATAAAGCTAACACTGAAGCTTTTGGTAATCCAGAAATCACTAAAGTAAATATCGGAGTAGGAACAAGACCTGGAATACTTATAAGTGGTCATGACCTAAATGATTTAAAACAACTTTTAGAGCAAAGTAAAGATAGCGGAGTAGATATCTATACTCACTCTGAAATGCTTCCTGGACACTACTATCCTGAACTTAAAAAATACCCTCATTTCTTTGGAAACTATGGAAATGCATGGTGGAAACAAAAAGAGGAATTTGAAAAATTCAACGGACCAATTGTGTTTACAACTAACTGTATAGTTCCACCTGCTCCAAATGCCTCATACAAAGATAGAGTATTTACAACAAATGCTGCAGGATTCCCAGGATGGAAGAAAATAAAAATAAATTCTGATGGAACAAAAGATTTTTCAGAAGTAATTGAAATAGCTAAAAAATGTGCATCTCCAGTTGAAATTGAAAAAGGAGAAATTATTGGTGGATTTGCTCATAATCAGGTTTTAGCTCTTGCTGATAAAGTTGTTGAAAATGTAAAGAACGGTTCTATTAGAAGATTTATAGTTATGGCTGGTTGCGATGGAAGAATGAAAAACAGAGAATACTATACAGAATTTGCTCAAAAACTTCCTAAAGATACTGTAATCCTAACAGCTGGTTGTGCTAAATACAAATATAACAAGCTAAATTTAGGAGATATCAATGGTATCCCTAGAGTTTTAGATGCTGGACAATGTAATGACTCATACTCACTTGCTGTAATTGCATTAAAACTTAAAGAGGTATTTAATTTAGCAGATATAAATGAACTTCCAATTACATATAACATTGCATGGTATGAGCAGAAAGCTGTAATTGTATTACTTGCTCTTCTATATCTTGGAGTTAAAAATATCCATTTAGGACCAACACTACCTGCATTCCTATCTCCAAATGTTGCAAAAATTCTTGTTGAAAACTTTGGAATTGCTGGTATCACAACTGTTGATGAAGATTTGAAAAAATTTGACCTTATGTAA
- a CDS encoding DUF4299 family protein → MAKSFIIKIEKTGIEKKRLKEFLADFENRYQYLYDEPFGSFHYKEMLEIPVEDCNINLGIKGRTVFGFRFQYSKEYKVFSVRMLSPSTTKDWETAFEFIESFVQKYSGEIIGDKGEKYSVEELKNFDYRENIAEGLYHISDMFEKYDMDKVHLGTMDILTLDKKTLSKVLKSRDMVASFDEVATVSNKNIQSRPEQRFYITNPEENEKGVYGYYLIPYGKEFTLKISPNVEPRNHELIIDYGELQTWFVQFEKENHELTPPLDYYFIVNNLPKDKIKSFGYDNIYCESLNSQEIDELFGKFSDRMRFEYEYFKNDKDGGKFYDDYRFHYEEVLKKELNVGRLTTLNHLAYILRFAFEKGMISDFLDNFYGFLRDYLEIDSCRDLREVILYSMNGRLGTILFNNDGKDFIKHLYGDKKVPGLFMNSAKLYIESRYNEDRYKDENYLFTPYSEEYYKNIKVLLEKEYQKWEKNKLKKWGI, encoded by the coding sequence ATGGCTAAGAGTTTTATAATAAAAATAGAAAAAACAGGTATTGAAAAAAAGAGATTAAAAGAGTTTCTTGCTGATTTTGAAAACAGATATCAATATCTATATGATGAACCTTTTGGGAGTTTTCATTATAAAGAGATGCTTGAGATACCAGTAGAAGATTGTAATATCAACCTTGGGATAAAAGGGCGAACAGTTTTTGGTTTTAGATTTCAATATTCCAAAGAGTATAAGGTATTCAGTGTGAGGATGTTATCACCAAGTACCACTAAAGATTGGGAAACAGCATTTGAATTTATAGAGAGCTTTGTCCAAAAGTATAGTGGAGAGATAATTGGTGATAAAGGGGAAAAATACAGTGTAGAAGAGCTAAAAAACTTTGATTATAGAGAAAATATAGCAGAGGGACTTTATCATATCAGCGATATGTTTGAAAAATATGATATGGACAAGGTTCATTTAGGAACTATGGATATTTTAACTTTGGATAAAAAGACTTTAAGTAAGGTACTTAAATCTCGTGATATGGTAGCATCATTTGATGAGGTTGCAACTGTTAGTAATAAGAATATCCAGTCAAGGCCAGAACAGAGATTTTATATTACAAATCCAGAGGAAAATGAAAAAGGTGTTTATGGATATTATCTTATTCCATATGGAAAAGAATTTACACTGAAAATCTCTCCAAATGTAGAACCAAGAAATCATGAATTGATTATAGATTATGGGGAACTTCAGACATGGTTTGTGCAATTTGAAAAGGAAAATCATGAACTCACTCCACCTCTTGATTATTATTTTATTGTAAATAATCTACCAAAGGATAAAATTAAGAGTTTTGGGTATGATAATATATATTGTGAAAGTCTCAATAGTCAAGAGATAGATGAACTGTTTGGTAAATTTAGTGACAGGATGAGATTTGAATATGAGTACTTTAAAAATGATAAAGATGGTGGAAAATTTTATGATGATTACAGATTTCACTATGAAGAGGTATTGAAAAAAGAGCTCAATGTTGGAAGACTTACTACTTTAAATCATCTTGCATATATTTTAAGATTTGCTTTTGAAAAGGGTATGATATCAGATTTTTTAGATAACTTCTATGGATTTTTAAGGGATTATCTTGAGATAGATAGCTGTAGAGATTTAAGAGAGGTTATTTTATACAGTATGAATGGTAGACTTGGTACAATTCTTTTCAATAACGATGGAAAAGATTTTATAAAACATCTATATGGAGATAAAAAGGTCCCAGGGTTGTTTATGAACTCTGCTAAACTCTATATAGAGAGTAGATATAATGAAGATAGATACAAAGATGAAAACTATCTATTTACTCCATACAGCGAGGAGTACTATAAAAATATTAAAGTTTTATTGGAAAAAGAGTATCAGAAGTGGGAAAAAAATAAATTAAAAAAGTGGGGTATTTAG
- a CDS encoding FAD binding domain-containing protein → MFSFKNYIAPSTMEEAYNELLKNKKNIILGGTSYLRMGNVSFNTAIDLSNLSLSYIKEEKDFVRIGAMTNFRELETNEITKKLYSGILSQCVRHILGVQFRRNVTVGATVFSKYGFSDLIPTLLSMDTTVVLYNGGEIPLEDYLNEKGLRRDILVELKIRNLNGKGSFQSIRKSKTDYAITNCCVTKDENGIRVAIGVRPGKATLALKTMEILNQAPQLNDEIIDEACNHITDDVTYGGNMRGSKEYREAVSKVLVNRAIKEVL, encoded by the coding sequence TTGTTTAGTTTTAAGAATTATATAGCACCATCTACAATGGAAGAAGCTTATAATGAACTGTTAAAAAATAAAAAGAATATAATATTAGGAGGAACATCTTACCTTAGAATGGGTAATGTTTCTTTTAATACAGCAATCGACCTTTCAAATCTTTCTCTTTCTTATATTAAGGAAGAGAAAGATTTTGTTCGTATTGGTGCAATGACAAATTTCAGAGAGTTAGAGACAAATGAGATAACTAAAAAGTTATATTCAGGGATACTATCTCAATGTGTAAGACATATTTTAGGAGTTCAGTTTAGAAGAAATGTAACAGTTGGTGCAACAGTATTTTCAAAATATGGGTTTTCAGACCTTATTCCAACACTATTATCAATGGATACAACAGTAGTGCTTTATAATGGTGGAGAGATTCCTTTAGAGGACTATTTAAATGAAAAAGGACTGAGAAGAGATATACTTGTAGAATTAAAAATAAGAAATCTAAATGGTAAGGGAAGTTTTCAAAGTATAAGAAAGAGTAAGACAGATTATGCTATTACAAACTGCTGTGTTACTAAAGATGAAAATGGAATAAGAGTGGCAATAGGAGTAAGACCTGGAAAGGCAACTCTGGCACTTAAAACTATGGAGATATTAAACCAGGCTCCACAATTAAATGATGAGATAATAGATGAGGCTTGCAATCATATTACAGATGATGTTACTTATGGTGGTAATATGAGAGGAAGTAAAGAGTATAGAGAAGCAGTATCAAAGGTACTGGTAAATAGAGCAATCAAGGAGGTATTATAA